In Bacillus sp. Cs-700, one genomic interval encodes:
- the argH gene encoding argininosuccinate lyase, protein MSKLWGGRFTKETNKLVEEYTASIQYDKELAEEDIEGSLAHVQMLSECGVISSSDMEEIKRGLLIVLENIQNGTFKYDVSQEDIHMNIEKALIDEIGPVGGKLHTGRSRNDQVATDMHMYLMKKVNLFISHIQEVQQAILSQAESHIETVLPGYTHLQRAQPVSFAHHMLAYFWMFERDKERFQDSLKRTSMLPLGAGALAGTTFPIDRHRSAELLGFDAVYPNSMDAVSDRDFIVEFLSNASMLMMHMSRLSEELVIWSSQEFQFIELDDSFCTGSSIMPQKKNPDVPELLRAKTGRVYGNLFSLLTVLKGLPLAYNKDMQEDKEGMFDTAKTLDGALQLLAPMIETMSVKVENMKQAVNEDYSNATDIADYLVNKGMTFRESHEVIGKIVLYGIERKKFLLDLTMEEFKSFTPLFEEDVFDVLKPANVMNARKSYGGTSPEQIAIQIKLAQRQVKENE, encoded by the coding sequence GTGTCTAAGCTATGGGGTGGACGCTTTACAAAAGAAACAAATAAGCTCGTAGAAGAATATACAGCTTCGATCCAGTACGATAAAGAACTAGCAGAAGAAGATATTGAAGGCAGTTTGGCCCATGTTCAGATGCTTAGTGAATGCGGTGTGATTAGTTCCTCTGATATGGAAGAAATCAAGCGTGGTTTACTCATTGTTCTTGAGAATATTCAGAATGGAACGTTTAAATATGACGTTTCTCAAGAAGACATTCATATGAACATCGAAAAAGCACTTATTGATGAGATTGGACCAGTCGGTGGAAAGTTGCACACTGGAAGAAGCCGTAATGACCAGGTTGCAACAGATATGCATATGTACTTAATGAAAAAGGTTAATCTTTTTATTTCTCATATCCAAGAGGTTCAGCAGGCGATTCTAAGTCAGGCTGAATCTCATATTGAAACAGTTTTACCAGGGTATACACATTTGCAGCGAGCTCAACCTGTCTCATTCGCCCATCACATGCTCGCGTATTTCTGGATGTTTGAACGTGATAAAGAAAGATTCCAAGACAGCTTAAAGAGAACAAGTATGTTACCGCTAGGTGCAGGCGCATTAGCTGGAACGACCTTTCCGATTGATCGCCATCGTTCGGCAGAACTGTTAGGGTTTGACGCAGTTTACCCGAATAGCATGGACGCTGTTAGTGACCGTGATTTTATTGTCGAGTTTCTTTCAAATGCTTCCATGCTTATGATGCACATGTCACGTTTGTCTGAAGAATTGGTGATCTGGAGCAGTCAGGAATTCCAATTTATCGAACTAGACGACTCTTTTTGCACAGGATCTAGTATTATGCCCCAGAAAAAAAATCCGGATGTTCCTGAGCTTCTTCGAGCGAAAACAGGTCGAGTCTATGGGAATTTGTTTAGCTTATTAACTGTATTGAAGGGACTGCCGCTTGCTTATAACAAAGACATGCAGGAAGATAAGGAAGGCATGTTTGATACAGCTAAAACGCTTGATGGTGCGCTTCAACTTTTAGCTCCGATGATAGAAACGATGAGTGTCAAAGTTGAAAACATGAAGCAAGCTGTAAATGAAGATTATTCTAATGCAACGGATATTGCAGATTACCTTGTTAACAAAGGCATGACTTTCCGTGAGTCACATGAGGTAATAGGGAAAATTGTCCTTTATGGAATTGAGAGGAAGAAATTTTTACTTGATCTTACAATGGAAGAATTTAAATCATTCACTCCGTTATTTGAAGAAGATGTATTTGATGTATTAAAACCTGCTAATGTGATGAATGCGAGAAAAAGTTATGGAGGAACGTCGCCAGAGCAAATCGCGATTCAGATTAAATTAGCTCAACGACAGGTGAAAGAAAATGAATAA
- a CDS encoding patatin family protein, which yields MDSVGLVLEGGGMRGVYTAGVLEYMMENNLYFPYVIGVSAGACNAASYLSRQSGRNRTVLIDFVNHPEYISYKNLVRKKQLFGMDLIFDEIPSMHVPFDFNTFQNATEQFVIGTTDITTGKPYYFNKKDDGEQILSILRASSSLPFMAPPVQINNRFHLDGGITDPIPVHKSEADGNHSHVVILTRNEGYRKQKSKLSWMIQRIYRKNPALALAITSRYKHYNQTLDHIEANRENYFIIQPSSPLEVARIEKSQLRLTTLYNQGYEEMKRHHKELEAWLEKRELAKETV from the coding sequence ATGGATTCAGTAGGCCTTGTATTAGAAGGCGGAGGAATGAGAGGGGTATACACAGCAGGTGTTTTAGAGTATATGATGGAGAATAATCTTTACTTTCCGTATGTTATTGGCGTCTCAGCTGGAGCGTGTAATGCTGCATCGTATCTTTCAAGGCAAAGTGGAAGGAACCGTACAGTTCTTATTGATTTTGTGAATCATCCCGAGTACATCTCATACAAAAATTTAGTTCGCAAAAAGCAACTTTTTGGGATGGACTTAATTTTTGATGAAATTCCTTCCATGCATGTACCTTTTGATTTTAATACGTTTCAAAATGCAACGGAGCAATTTGTTATTGGCACCACAGATATAACTACGGGAAAACCGTATTATTTTAATAAAAAAGATGATGGTGAACAGATTCTTTCGATTTTAAGAGCATCAAGCTCTCTGCCATTTATGGCTCCTCCCGTTCAAATTAACAATCGTTTTCACCTTGATGGAGGTATTACAGATCCAATACCTGTGCATAAATCTGAAGCGGATGGTAATCACAGTCATGTCGTTATTTTGACTCGTAATGAAGGATATCGAAAACAAAAATCTAAGCTTTCCTGGATGATTCAACGTATTTATCGGAAAAATCCAGCACTCGCTTTAGCCATTACTTCCCGATATAAACATTACAACCAAACGCTTGATCATATTGAAGCCAATCGGGAGAATTACTTTATCATTCAACCTTCCTCACCTCTTGAAGTAGCACGGATAGAAAAGTCACAGCTTCGTCTCACGACTTTATACAATCAAGGATATGAAGAGATGAAACGGCATCATAAAGAACTAGAAGCTTGGCTTGAAAAGAGGGAATTAGCGAAAGAAACTGTTTGA
- the aldA gene encoding aldehyde dehydrogenase → MKSYQIYINGEFTNSHSEEMLDVINPATEEVISRIPKSDENDVQRAIEAAKASQRDWEKKPSIERAEYLYKLADKIEEKKETFINMLTEENGKTVDASKAEVDLTIDYFRYMAGWARRYEGEVLPSDRPNENILVLKKPIGIVGGIVPWNFPMFIFARKVAPAFVTGCPIIIKPSQYTPNTACELASIIHDIGVPKGVFSLVTGKGSDIGTPLASSPDVQMISLTGSYPAGSKVMEAAAKNITKVNLELGGKAPAIVTKHANVDLAVEKITTSRITNNGQACTNAERVYVHEDVAEEFISKITETFKNTKVGDSLKEDGCDIGPLANKQQIDSVEEMVNNAVKAGAVVKTGGKRVDRDKGFFFEPTVLTDVSQDMNVIQEEIFGPVLPIVVYSNFDKVLEMANDTYYGLSSSIFSDNMHEVMKASNVLRYGETYVNRENFEAVQGFHAGMGQSGIGGADGKHGLNEYLKTHVIYMEYDQDIK, encoded by the coding sequence GTGAAAAGCTATCAAATATACATTAATGGTGAATTTACTAACAGTCATTCAGAAGAAATGCTCGACGTGATCAATCCAGCGACAGAAGAAGTGATTTCGAGAATTCCAAAAAGTGATGAGAATGACGTGCAGCGTGCTATAGAAGCAGCTAAAGCTTCCCAAAGAGATTGGGAAAAGAAACCTTCAATCGAACGAGCAGAATACTTATACAAACTTGCCGATAAAATAGAAGAGAAAAAAGAGACGTTTATTAACATGTTAACTGAAGAAAATGGTAAAACAGTAGATGCTTCAAAGGCTGAAGTAGACTTAACGATTGATTACTTCCGCTATATGGCAGGCTGGGCAAGAAGATATGAAGGAGAAGTTCTACCAAGTGATCGCCCAAATGAAAATATTCTTGTTCTGAAAAAACCAATTGGAATTGTTGGTGGTATCGTTCCATGGAACTTCCCAATGTTCATTTTTGCTCGAAAGGTAGCACCAGCATTTGTAACAGGTTGTCCGATCATTATTAAACCAAGTCAATATACGCCGAATACAGCATGTGAGCTAGCAAGCATTATTCATGATATTGGCGTTCCTAAAGGAGTTTTTAGCTTAGTGACTGGTAAAGGTTCAGACATTGGTACACCTCTTGCTTCTTCACCAGATGTGCAAATGATTAGTTTAACAGGAAGCTATCCGGCAGGTTCAAAAGTGATGGAAGCGGCCGCTAAAAACATTACGAAAGTGAACTTGGAGCTAGGTGGTAAAGCACCTGCTATCGTAACCAAACATGCGAACGTGGACCTTGCCGTTGAAAAGATTACGACTTCCCGAATTACGAACAACGGTCAGGCTTGTACGAATGCAGAGCGTGTTTATGTTCATGAAGACGTAGCTGAAGAATTCATTTCAAAAATAACAGAAACGTTCAAGAATACAAAAGTTGGAGATTCATTAAAAGAAGATGGATGTGACATTGGTCCACTAGCGAATAAACAGCAAATCGACTCTGTTGAAGAAATGGTGAACAATGCCGTTAAAGCTGGTGCAGTTGTAAAAACAGGTGGTAAGCGTGTAGACCGAGATAAAGGCTTTTTCTTTGAACCAACTGTTTTGACAGATGTATCACAAGATATGAATGTCATTCAAGAAGAAATTTTCGGGCCAGTTTTACCAATTGTTGTTTATAGTAATTTTGATAAAGTGCTTGAAATGGCTAACGACACTTACTACGGTCTTTCTTCATCAATCTTTAGTGATAACATGCATGAAGTCATGAAAGCTTCAAATGTTCTTCGCTATGGTGAAACGTATGTGAACCGCGAGAACTTTGAAGCCGTACAAGGTTTCCACGCTGGAATGGGCCAATCTGGTATTGGTGGTGCCGATGGAAAACACGGTCTTAATGAATACCTTAAGACTCACGTGATTTATATGGAATATGATCAAGATATTAAATAA
- a CDS encoding aminopeptidase — MFDSRIIEFAEKLVQYSTKVQQGEHVLIEAFDVDNTLVRSIVKEVHKAGGFPHVNLRNNQVLRELLMNATEEQITEWAEIDLNQMKKMNAYIGIRGSENINELSDVPEAKMALYNQIYKTKVHSNQRVKHTKWVVMRYPNESMAQLSGMSTEAFEDFYFNVCTMDYAKMSEAMDSLVDRMNKADEVRIVSPDTNLSFSIKDIPAVKCAGELNIPDGEVFTAPVKESVNGVITYNTPSPYNGFVFENVQLTFENGKVIDAEANDTERLNQILDTDEGARYIGEFAIGVNPFIREPMKDILFDEKIDGSFHFTPGQAYDEAPNGNDSSVHWDLVLIQRPEYGGGEIWFDDELIRKDGKFVPEALQVLNPENLK, encoded by the coding sequence ATGTTTGATTCTCGTATTATAGAGTTTGCTGAGAAATTAGTCCAATACTCAACCAAGGTTCAGCAAGGTGAACATGTGTTAATCGAAGCATTTGATGTAGACAATACTCTTGTACGCAGCATTGTGAAAGAGGTACATAAAGCGGGTGGTTTTCCTCATGTCAACTTGAGAAATAATCAGGTTCTTCGGGAACTGTTGATGAATGCGACTGAAGAACAAATCACGGAGTGGGCTGAGATTGATTTAAATCAAATGAAGAAAATGAATGCTTACATTGGAATACGTGGCTCTGAGAATATTAATGAGCTTTCTGACGTACCAGAAGCGAAAATGGCGTTATATAATCAAATTTACAAAACAAAAGTTCACAGTAATCAACGTGTGAAGCATACAAAATGGGTTGTGATGAGGTATCCAAATGAATCAATGGCACAGCTTTCTGGTATGAGTACTGAAGCATTTGAAGATTTCTACTTCAATGTTTGCACGATGGATTATGCAAAAATGAGCGAAGCGATGGATTCACTTGTGGATCGTATGAACAAAGCCGACGAGGTTCGAATTGTTTCTCCTGACACAAACCTAAGTTTCTCCATCAAAGATATTCCAGCTGTAAAATGTGCTGGTGAACTTAATATACCAGATGGGGAAGTTTTTACTGCACCAGTTAAGGAAAGTGTAAATGGTGTCATTACGTATAATACACCTTCTCCTTACAATGGTTTTGTATTTGAGAATGTCCAGCTTACGTTCGAAAACGGGAAAGTGATCGATGCTGAAGCAAATGATACAGAGAGGCTAAATCAAATTCTCGATACGGATGAAGGAGCTCGGTATATCGGCGAATTTGCGATTGGTGTCAATCCGTTCATTCGTGAGCCAATGAAAGATATTCTATTTGATGAAAAAATAGATGGTTCTTTCCATTTCACACCAGGACAAGCATACGATGAAGCGCCAAACGGCAATGATTCATCTGTTCACTGGGACCTTGTCTTAATTCAACGCCCTGAATATGGTGGCGGTGAAATTTGGTTTGATGACGAGTTAATTCGCAAAGACGGCAAGTTTGTCCCTGAAGCGCTTCAAGTGTTAAATCCAGAAAATCTTAAATAA
- a CDS encoding Crp/Fnr family transcriptional regulator, with amino-acid sequence MDDLMQIDRVSDMQPLKKGTVILGPEKPMKALFLLKKGTVRLYRSNAVGKQLTVDLLGDGNIFGETSSFSLNDDSVYAEAMSDVYICVIGKDQFEELISENPKLAIKFIEILSARLKEIYEMSENLALRSVKYRILSLLLKLSEKFGKRKNEWQTIDIKLTHYDIATMIGSTRETVSATISELKKAGYIKKTPLTFAIHAEQAITYMEESGE; translated from the coding sequence ATGGATGATTTAATGCAAATTGATCGCGTTAGTGACATGCAGCCTTTAAAAAAAGGGACGGTGATACTTGGTCCTGAAAAGCCCATGAAAGCTCTATTTCTATTGAAAAAAGGGACGGTTCGTCTCTATCGCTCAAATGCGGTAGGCAAACAACTAACAGTTGACCTCTTAGGAGACGGAAATATTTTTGGGGAAACATCAAGTTTCTCCTTAAACGATGATTCTGTATACGCAGAGGCAATGTCTGACGTCTACATTTGCGTTATCGGTAAAGATCAATTTGAAGAACTTATTTCCGAAAACCCTAAACTCGCTATCAAATTTATTGAAATCCTCTCAGCTCGCTTGAAAGAAATCTATGAAATGAGCGAAAACCTTGCGTTAAGAAGTGTGAAATATCGAATCCTTTCGCTTTTGTTGAAACTAAGTGAAAAATTCGGGAAAAGAAAAAATGAATGGCAAACCATTGACATCAAGTTAACACATTATGATATTGCCACAATGATCGGTTCAACCAGAGAAACAGTGAGCGCCACGATTAGCGAACTTAAGAAGGCTGGCTACATAAAAAAAACGCCACTCACATTTGCGATCCACGCAGAACAAGCAATAACTTATATGGAAGAAAGCGGCGAATAA
- a CDS encoding SGNH/GDSL hydrolase family protein has translation MLACHPAIGYTAIGDSITLGTGTLLFSPTFVDFYKSDLQCSISKTVNVSVFAENGATTLEVKKWLACSKIDLRQTKIVTLTAGGNDLIDAAESYAITKKDTVLDDALKVCCQNMSWIVSYLSKALKQSDGKAMIRIVNLYNPIPTIPFSDYWVKQFNRHIDKCSTGELVRVANVFPVFKGKEKQLLASDCIHPNTHGHKEISNVLMKTGISL, from the coding sequence ATGTTAGCTTGTCATCCTGCAATAGGTTACACAGCAATCGGTGACTCTATTACATTAGGAACGGGGACCTTGTTGTTTTCTCCAACTTTTGTAGATTTTTATAAAAGTGATTTACAATGTTCCATAAGCAAAACGGTGAATGTAAGTGTTTTTGCTGAAAATGGAGCGACGACGTTGGAAGTAAAAAAATGGCTTGCTTGCTCGAAGATCGACCTGAGACAAACGAAAATCGTAACTTTAACAGCTGGTGGAAATGACCTTATCGATGCGGCTGAATCTTACGCGATAACGAAAAAAGATACTGTTTTGGATGATGCTTTAAAGGTTTGCTGCCAAAATATGAGCTGGATTGTGTCCTATTTGTCTAAAGCTCTCAAACAGTCAGATGGAAAAGCGATGATACGAATTGTTAACTTGTATAACCCCATTCCTACTATTCCTTTTTCGGATTACTGGGTAAAGCAGTTCAACCGTCATATTGACAAATGTTCCACTGGAGAGTTGGTGAGAGTAGCTAATGTATTTCCCGTTTTTAAAGGGAAAGAAAAGCAATTGTTAGCTTCAGATTGTATCCACCCAAACACGCATGGACATAAAGAAATTTCAAATGTACTTATGAAAACAGGAATTAGTTTATAA
- the egtB gene encoding ergothioneine biosynthesis protein EgtB: MVQQSIQLSELREQLVHSFEATRAMTNTLVEPLETEDFTIQSIPDVSPPKWHMAHTTWFFETFILKEYKENYESFHKEFDYLFNSYYESVGSYFPRHSRGLLSRPSIDKVRSYRSDIDEEMVNLIQQLDEGHLHHVADLVEIGLNHEQQHQELLMTDIKYNFSVNPLYPVYRPLDGEPTAKATPLEWVSFEGGLIETGMDEDDGFSFDNERPVHKVWLEPYKLATRTVTNGEYMEFINAGGYEQATYWLSDGWATVKKENWKAPLHWIKKDGEWYAFTLHGLVPINKEEPVTHISYYEAEAYASFVGKRLPSESEWEVAVRDQPIAGNFVEDGHYHPVASVKEEEGNIKKAYGDVWEWTKSPYMPYPGNKPLDGALGEYNAKFMSSQMILRGGSCVTSQSHIRPTYRNFFGPEKRWQFTGIRLAEDVE, translated from the coding sequence ATGGTACAACAATCGATTCAATTAAGCGAATTACGAGAACAATTGGTTCATTCCTTTGAGGCGACACGCGCAATGACAAATACATTAGTGGAACCGCTTGAGACGGAGGATTTCACGATCCAATCAATTCCCGATGTAAGTCCTCCCAAATGGCATATGGCTCACACAACTTGGTTTTTTGAGACGTTTATACTAAAAGAGTATAAAGAAAATTATGAGTCTTTTCATAAAGAATTTGACTATTTATTTAACTCGTACTATGAGAGTGTTGGAAGTTACTTTCCACGACATTCAAGGGGATTATTAAGTAGACCAAGTATCGATAAAGTAAGAAGTTATCGCTCGGATATCGATGAAGAAATGGTGAACTTAATTCAACAACTCGATGAAGGACATCTTCATCATGTTGCAGATCTCGTTGAAATTGGACTAAATCATGAACAGCAGCACCAAGAACTTTTAATGACAGATATTAAATATAACTTCTCCGTTAATCCGTTGTACCCTGTATACCGTCCACTTGATGGCGAACCTACAGCAAAAGCGACACCTTTAGAGTGGGTGTCATTTGAGGGTGGGCTTATTGAAACGGGTATGGATGAAGACGACGGCTTTTCTTTTGACAATGAGCGACCAGTACATAAGGTATGGCTTGAACCATATAAGTTAGCGACGAGAACTGTGACGAACGGAGAATACATGGAATTTATCAATGCTGGAGGATATGAACAGGCTACCTACTGGTTGTCTGACGGATGGGCAACTGTGAAGAAAGAAAATTGGAAAGCGCCATTGCATTGGATCAAAAAAGATGGTGAGTGGTATGCGTTTACGCTTCATGGACTAGTGCCGATTAATAAAGAAGAGCCCGTTACCCACATTAGCTATTACGAAGCCGAAGCATATGCAAGCTTTGTAGGGAAGCGCCTACCTTCAGAATCAGAATGGGAAGTTGCAGTGAGGGATCAGCCGATCGCTGGTAATTTTGTAGAGGATGGTCACTATCATCCGGTTGCATCAGTGAAAGAAGAAGAAGGTAACATTAAAAAAGCTTATGGAGATGTATGGGAATGGACGAAAAGTCCTTATATGCCATATCCAGGTAATAAACCACTTGACGGAGCATTAGGTGAATATAATGCCAAATTTATGAGTAGCCAAATGATTTTACGAGGAGGGTCATGCGTCACTTCGCAATCACATATCCGTCCGACATATCGTAATTTCTTTGGTCCTGAGAAACGCTGGCAATTTACAGGCATTCGCCTTGCTGAGGACGTGGAATAA
- a CDS encoding thioredoxin family protein, giving the protein MKKIETTDSYQSFINNEDISILKYEANWCPDCKRLDFFIDDIMNVNQDKSWAQIDIEQFPEITEENDVMGIPSLLVYKDGKKIGHLHSANTKNPDQVKEYLSQF; this is encoded by the coding sequence ATGAAAAAAATCGAAACAACTGATTCCTATCAGTCATTCATTAACAATGAAGATATATCCATTCTAAAATACGAAGCAAACTGGTGCCCTGATTGCAAACGTCTTGATTTTTTTATTGATGATATTATGAATGTTAATCAAGATAAATCGTGGGCTCAAATTGACATTGAACAGTTTCCTGAAATTACAGAGGAAAATGATGTAATGGGGATTCCTAGCTTACTTGTTTATAAAGACGGGAAGAAAATTGGTCACTTGCATAGTGCTAATACAAAAAACCCCGATCAAGTGAAAGAATATTTAAGTCAGTTTTAA
- a CDS encoding anti-repressor SinI family protein — MTMAEIKPKNVLDQEWVILMRAARELGLQKEEVRSFLRQDNKPTSMNVHK; from the coding sequence ATGACCATGGCAGAGATTAAGCCTAAGAATGTACTGGATCAAGAATGGGTTATTCTAATGAGGGCTGCCCGTGAACTTGGACTACAGAAGGAAGAGGTAAGGTCATTCTTGAGACAAGACAATAAACCGACATCTATGAATGTACATAAATGA
- a CDS encoding glycine--tRNA ligase has protein sequence MTISMDQIVSVSKHRGFIFPGSDIYGGLANTWDYGPLGVELKNNIKGAWWKKFVQESPYNSGLDAAILMNPKTWEASGHLGNFNDPLIDCKSCKTRHRADKLIEDALSTEEDEMIADGLSFEEMERLIKNNNITCPECGSEDFTEIRQFDLMFKTHQGVTKSSTSEIYLRPETAQGIFVNFKNVQRSMRKKVPFGIAQIGKSFRNEITPGNFTFRTREFEQMELEFFCKPGDELEWHDYWKEYCKNWLLNLGVSEDSIRLREHAEDELSHYSNATTDIEYKFPFGWGELWGVASRTDYDLKQHMEHSNEDFTYHDQQTGEKYVPYCIEPSLGADRVTLAFMIEAYEEQELEDGTSRSVMHFHPAIAPFKAAVFPLSKKLSEEARAVHAELSKYFMVDYDEAGSIGKRYRRHDEIGTPYAITFDFDSVEDQQVTIRDRDTMEQKRMPISELKSFLEEKTQF, from the coding sequence ATGACAATTTCAATGGATCAGATCGTATCTGTATCAAAGCACAGAGGATTTATTTTTCCGGGGTCTGATATTTACGGAGGACTCGCAAATACGTGGGACTATGGTCCACTTGGCGTAGAATTAAAAAACAATATTAAAGGAGCATGGTGGAAGAAATTTGTTCAAGAATCACCATACAATAGTGGCCTAGACGCTGCCATATTAATGAACCCTAAGACTTGGGAAGCTTCTGGGCATCTAGGTAACTTTAATGATCCATTAATTGATTGCAAAAGCTGTAAAACACGACACCGTGCTGACAAGTTAATTGAAGACGCCCTATCGACAGAAGAAGATGAAATGATTGCTGACGGTCTTTCATTTGAAGAAATGGAAAGACTTATTAAAAACAACAACATTACATGTCCTGAATGTGGTAGTGAAGATTTTACAGAAATTCGTCAGTTTGATTTAATGTTTAAAACACATCAGGGTGTAACGAAATCAAGCACAAGTGAAATTTACCTTCGACCGGAAACGGCACAAGGGATTTTTGTTAACTTTAAAAATGTACAGCGTTCGATGCGCAAAAAGGTACCTTTTGGTATTGCACAAATAGGAAAAAGCTTCCGAAACGAAATCACACCTGGTAACTTTACGTTCCGTACTCGGGAATTTGAACAAATGGAGCTTGAATTTTTCTGTAAACCTGGTGATGAATTAGAATGGCATGACTATTGGAAAGAGTATTGCAAAAACTGGTTGCTAAATCTTGGGGTAAGTGAGGATAGCATTCGCTTACGTGAGCATGCGGAAGATGAGCTTTCTCATTATAGTAATGCAACAACTGATATTGAGTATAAATTCCCATTTGGTTGGGGTGAGCTATGGGGTGTTGCTTCAAGAACAGATTACGATCTTAAGCAGCATATGGAACACTCTAATGAAGATTTTACTTATCATGATCAGCAAACGGGTGAAAAGTATGTACCATACTGTATTGAGCCTTCACTCGGTGCAGATCGTGTGACGCTTGCCTTTATGATTGAAGCATATGAAGAGCAAGAGCTTGAAGATGGCACTTCAAGAAGTGTGATGCACTTCCACCCGGCGATTGCGCCATTTAAAGCCGCTGTCTTCCCACTTTCTAAAAAGCTTTCTGAAGAAGCGCGTGCCGTTCATGCTGAGCTATCTAAATACTTTATGGTTGATTATGACGAAGCTGGTTCAATCGGTAAACGTTATCGTCGCCATGATGAAATTGGTACACCATACGCGATTACGTTTGATTTTGATTCTGTAGAAGATCAGCAAGTAACGATTCGTGACCGTGATACGATGGAACAAAAAAGAATGCCGATTTCAGAACTGAAAAGCTTTCTTGAAGAAAAAACACAATTTTAA
- a CDS encoding HAD-IA family hydrolase: MRILWDFDGTLFDTYPAFTKVMKQLVSSEISEEEILRELKVSFHHATEVFQLTEEQITAFRKKDNALSPDDKPPFRGLKTILEKAELNVIMTHKPRAEVIAILKHFDMEHYFADLVAGDDGFPRKPDPASYHHLNDQYHLDLAVGDRLLDILPAKEVGMKTCLFQNDSPGADFYVTNYHDLNERLWPSNYS; this comes from the coding sequence GTGAGAATACTTTGGGATTTTGATGGGACATTATTTGATACATACCCAGCGTTTACAAAAGTGATGAAACAGTTAGTCTCCTCTGAGATATCGGAAGAAGAGATATTGAGGGAGTTGAAAGTTTCCTTTCATCATGCAACAGAAGTGTTTCAATTAACTGAGGAGCAGATTACAGCATTTCGCAAAAAAGATAATGCCCTTTCGCCTGACGACAAACCACCATTTAGAGGATTAAAAACGATTCTGGAAAAAGCCGAGTTAAATGTGATCATGACACACAAACCACGTGCTGAAGTAATTGCTATTTTAAAGCATTTTGATATGGAACATTATTTTGCTGATCTCGTAGCAGGTGACGATGGTTTTCCACGAAAGCCCGATCCTGCTTCGTACCATCATTTGAACGATCAATACCATTTGGACCTTGCAGTAGGGGATCGTCTGCTGGATATTCTTCCTGCAAAAGAAGTTGGTATGAAAACATGTCTCTTTCAAAATGACTCTCCAGGAGCCGATTTTTATGTGACAAATTATCATGACCTAAATGAAAGGCTTTGGCCTTCTAATTATTCATAA